The following are from one region of the Abiotrophia defectiva ATCC 49176 genome:
- the plsY gene encoding glycerol-3-phosphate 1-O-acyltransferase PlsY, with translation MHLKILLIIATYLLGSIPTGVWYSRLRYRQDVRQTGSGNSGATNIGRTYGFQSAVLVAMIDVLKGWIPVLLAKWLFTDNAWVISAVALAALIGHAYPIWANFKGGKIVATSIGVLLGFHFWIALVMVISFFTLLYLTSTVSFSAMVSYSLTACYLFLTQPNKIYGVTFILIALFMIYRHRQNIERLLRHEEKTISFGLGLWLNQHGSKDSSQAK, from the coding sequence ATGCATCTCAAAATCCTATTGATTATTGCCACCTACTTACTAGGCTCCATCCCTACTGGGGTTTGGTATTCACGTCTACGCTATCGTCAAGACGTGCGCCAAACAGGCTCTGGTAACAGTGGCGCGACTAACATTGGACGTACCTACGGCTTTCAGTCAGCCGTCTTAGTTGCCATGATTGATGTCTTAAAAGGCTGGATTCCAGTTCTCTTGGCCAAATGGCTCTTCACAGATAATGCCTGGGTGATCTCAGCTGTCGCACTTGCAGCCTTAATTGGCCATGCCTATCCCATCTGGGCCAACTTCAAGGGCGGCAAGATTGTTGCTACTTCTATCGGAGTCTTGCTAGGCTTCCATTTCTGGATTGCCTTGGTCATGGTGATTAGCTTCTTTACCCTACTCTATCTAACCAGTACTGTTAGCTTCTCGGCCATGGTCTCTTATAGCTTGACCGCCTGCTACCTCTTCTTGACTCAGCCTAATAAAATCTACGGCGTGACCTTTATCCTTATCGCCCTCTTCATGATTTATCGTCATCGTCAGAATATCGAACGCCTACTGCGCCATGAAGAAAAGACCATCAGCTTTGGTCTCGGCCTCTGGCTCAATCAGCATGGATCCAAGGATTCATCACAAGCTAAATAA